One genomic region from Candidatus Caldarchaeum subterraneum encodes:
- a CDS encoding beta-lactamase domain protein — MTETWELSDGVEVVELDEAVDLPVRCFLLKEDEKRILVDTGYGETVPQLLSILEKRNLSSIILTHLHIDHSGGALAVKKAKNIPIIYHKLELETLNQAVNLDKSIHRMFTDGSVDFLQEALHVLKVLPPPDLFAEDGMAMSMWRLMHTPGHTPGHIILVGENHALTGDLILVKETSNVAYVPLPGYHPLRNYLESLVKVASLNVEMLVPSHGPLIMDPMPRVREIFSHHRERLRQAASALEKGRLSLREVAEEIRWSKGSFSSLTPLDKWLALLETISHLDFLAETGYAISGNNLTYMLSNNPDWRNVEQKLTQLSNGIYRP, encoded by the coding sequence TTGACGGAGACCTGGGAACTGTCTGACGGCGTAGAAGTTGTCGAGCTGGACGAGGCTGTTGATTTACCCGTCCGATGCTTTCTGCTCAAAGAAGATGAAAAAAGAATACTTGTTGACACAGGATACGGCGAAACTGTGCCCCAGCTTCTAAGCATTCTGGAAAAACGCAACCTTTCAAGCATAATCCTGACGCATCTTCACATAGACCACTCGGGCGGGGCCCTGGCCGTGAAAAAAGCCAAAAACATTCCAATCATCTACCACAAGCTCGAGCTGGAGACCTTGAACCAAGCAGTCAACCTAGACAAAAGCATCCACAGAATGTTCACAGACGGTTCAGTTGATTTCCTCCAAGAGGCTTTGCACGTGCTCAAGGTTCTGCCGCCTCCAGACCTTTTCGCTGAAGACGGCATGGCGATGTCCATGTGGCGGCTTATGCACACTCCAGGTCACACTCCGGGACACATCATCCTCGTGGGCGAGAACCACGCACTCACCGGAGACCTCATACTTGTCAAAGAAACAAGCAACGTCGCCTACGTTCCCCTGCCCGGCTACCATCCTCTAAGAAACTATCTCGAAAGCCTCGTAAAAGTGGCGTCGCTAAATGTGGAGATGCTTGTTCCCTCACATGGGCCCTTGATAATGGACCCGATGCCTAGGGTAAGGGAGATTTTCAGCCATCATCGTGAGAGGCTTAGGCAGGCGGCGTCGGCGCTGGAGAAAGGCCGCTTATCGCTGAGAGAAGTAGCCGAGGAAATCAGGTGGTCGAAGGGAAGCTTCTCCTCGCTCACACCACTGGATAAATGGCTCGCCCTACTCGAGACAATCTCCCACCTCGACTTCCTCGCAGAAACAGGCTACGCCATCTCCGGAAACAACCTCACATACATGCTAAGCAACAACCCCGACTGGCGAAACGTGGAGCAAAAGCTCACACAACTCTCAAACGGCATATACCGGCCCTAA
- a CDS encoding threonine synthase yields MRFLNWKKTFRTRWSELKLVCRNCGSEYPNELRNVCDKCLGALDVVYEEVADGLRSRIANSYVRGVWRYAELLPVEERHRVDIGAGGTALVHARELGRVIGVRNLYIKNDTTNPSFSFKDRPASVAVSKAREFGLRIVGCASTGNLASATVAHAVAAGLTGFVLMPDTVELPKVRQASIYGGKVILVDGTYDDVNRLAYLLVDTAEVGIVNVNLRPFYVEGSKTMMFETVEALGWRAPQHIVVPMASGALFGALYKGLHEFETFGAISDADTVFHGVQPIGCSPISTAFEKGAEDVTPVRKPETLVKSLAIGNPGDGIYALNVARKTGGTCQKVSDDETVEAVKLLAKYTGIFAEPGGAITVAAVKQMRENGVIDAGDEVVCCVTGAGFKVDEVVEQVSGPAYVVPARLDKILETLQTNQPLSH; encoded by the coding sequence ATAAGGTTTTTAAATTGGAAGAAAACCTTTCGGACAAGGTGGTCGGAGCTAAAGCTCGTATGTAGAAACTGTGGTTCAGAATATCCCAACGAGCTGAGGAACGTTTGCGACAAGTGTCTCGGGGCCCTTGACGTCGTCTATGAAGAGGTAGCTGATGGTCTGCGGAGCAGAATAGCCAATAGCTATGTCCGCGGTGTTTGGCGCTATGCAGAGCTGCTTCCTGTGGAAGAGAGGCATCGGGTCGACATCGGCGCAGGCGGCACAGCCTTAGTTCATGCACGTGAGCTAGGAAGAGTGATAGGCGTCCGCAACCTCTACATCAAAAACGACACAACAAACCCCTCCTTCTCATTCAAAGACAGGCCTGCGTCGGTTGCTGTCTCGAAGGCTCGGGAGTTTGGCCTCAGGATTGTTGGATGTGCTTCAACAGGCAACCTCGCCTCAGCCACAGTCGCTCACGCTGTAGCAGCCGGGTTGACAGGCTTCGTCCTCATGCCCGACACAGTCGAGCTCCCGAAGGTGCGGCAAGCCTCGATATATGGCGGAAAAGTCATCCTCGTCGACGGCACATACGACGACGTTAACCGCCTCGCATACCTCCTCGTCGACACAGCAGAGGTCGGAATAGTCAACGTCAACCTACGACCCTTCTACGTAGAAGGCTCCAAGACCATGATGTTCGAGACGGTGGAGGCCCTTGGCTGGCGCGCCCCCCAGCACATCGTGGTCCCCATGGCCAGCGGCGCCCTCTTCGGAGCACTCTACAAAGGTCTGCACGAGTTCGAGACATTCGGCGCTATATCTGACGCCGACACCGTTTTCCACGGAGTTCAGCCCATAGGATGCTCACCGATATCAACTGCGTTTGAGAAAGGTGCGGAGGATGTTACACCAGTGAGGAAACCCGAGACCCTTGTGAAGAGCCTCGCAATCGGCAACCCCGGCGACGGAATATATGCCCTGAACGTTGCTCGTAAAACAGGAGGCACCTGTCAGAAAGTCTCCGACGACGAAACGGTTGAGGCGGTGAAGCTTCTCGCCAAGTATACGGGGATTTTCGCCGAGCCCGGTGGAGCCATCACGGTTGCGGCGGTGAAGCAGATGAGGGAGAACGGTGTGATTGACGCGGGTGACGAGGTTGTCTGCTGCGTGACGGGTGCGGGCTTCAAGGTTGACGAGGTTGTTGAACAGGTCAGCGGCCCCGCCTACGTCGTCCCCGCACGCCTCGACAAAATCCTCGAAACCCTCCAAACCAACCAACCCCTATCCCATTAA
- a CDS encoding replicative DNA helicase Mcm, whose product MAEQPLEERLVNFFKSEKYRELLREAAVKKRRSIPIDFNDLIKFDEKFARELVNKPYTLLKVLNRACFRQLQIEDPEYASAVKSFTARVVSLPAVTAIREVRSEHLRKLVMIDGMVSKASAVKPLLRVGVFRCRYCGNLQEVEQVSQKLMTPEACLDRTCRGSKRPSFELVPEESSYMDYQVLGVQEKPEDLPPGQLPRVIEVRVRDDLVDVVRPGDRVIAVGVVESVQERGAEGPLKTFRIYLDAVSVEPASKEPQSVQITPEDERLFKKMAEDPFIINKLTESVAPSIYGLEHIKKSILLLLIGGRTKVFPDGLRVRGDINVLLVGDPGTGKSQLLQYVASLAPRGIYTSGRGSTAAGLTAAVIREKEGGMVLEAGAMVLADMGVCCIDEIDKMREEDRVAIHEAMAQQTVSVAKGGIVATLNARTAVLAAANPYLGRYDPYKNFIENINLPITILSRFDLMFVLRDEPNPDTDRKISSHISALHQIGEPEKAPPIAPDVLRKYIAYAKRIEPSISPKALKQLEDFYLKMRAMYEKTATVSITARQFESLIRLTEAHARARLRNVADEEDAAAAILLMRKSLQEVGVDIESGAPDIDTIMTGKPKSVREKMKLVIDTIKKFEEQSGYAAEQELRTALLQEGLSEEEITRLLTRLITDGRIFMPRTGAYKVT is encoded by the coding sequence ATGGCGGAGCAACCTCTTGAAGAAAGGCTTGTCAACTTCTTCAAGTCGGAGAAGTACCGGGAGCTGCTGAGAGAAGCGGCGGTGAAGAAACGCCGCAGCATCCCCATCGACTTTAACGACCTCATCAAATTTGATGAGAAATTCGCCCGCGAGCTTGTCAACAAGCCATATACTCTGCTCAAGGTCCTAAACAGGGCATGTTTTCGGCAGCTGCAGATTGAGGACCCTGAGTATGCTTCCGCGGTTAAATCGTTTACGGCGCGTGTTGTCTCGCTTCCCGCGGTCACCGCTATCCGCGAGGTGAGGTCGGAGCATCTCCGTAAGCTCGTGATGATAGATGGCATGGTTTCTAAGGCTTCTGCTGTGAAGCCGCTGCTTAGAGTTGGTGTTTTCCGCTGCAGATACTGCGGTAACCTTCAGGAGGTTGAGCAGGTTTCTCAAAAGCTTATGACGCCCGAGGCTTGTCTGGATAGGACATGCAGGGGGAGCAAGAGGCCGAGCTTTGAGCTGGTTCCCGAGGAGTCCAGCTACATGGATTATCAGGTGCTGGGTGTGCAGGAGAAGCCGGAGGACCTTCCGCCGGGCCAGCTTCCACGCGTCATCGAGGTCCGTGTCAGGGATGATTTGGTTGATGTCGTGAGGCCCGGTGACAGGGTCATAGCCGTCGGCGTGGTGGAGTCTGTTCAGGAGCGTGGCGCCGAGGGGCCTCTCAAAACATTCCGCATATACCTTGACGCCGTCAGCGTAGAGCCGGCGAGCAAGGAGCCCCAATCGGTCCAAATCACACCTGAGGATGAGAGGCTTTTCAAGAAAATGGCCGAAGACCCGTTCATCATCAACAAGCTCACAGAATCCGTGGCCCCCTCCATTTACGGCCTTGAACACATCAAGAAATCCATCCTGCTTCTCCTCATCGGCGGAAGAACCAAGGTTTTTCCCGACGGTCTCCGCGTCAGAGGAGACATCAACGTCCTGCTTGTCGGCGACCCGGGCACAGGGAAGAGCCAGCTTCTCCAGTATGTGGCGAGCTTGGCGCCGAGAGGCATCTACACATCTGGCCGAGGCTCCACAGCGGCTGGGTTGACGGCGGCTGTGATTCGTGAGAAAGAGGGTGGAATGGTTCTTGAGGCGGGTGCCATGGTTTTGGCTGACATGGGTGTCTGCTGCATAGACGAGATTGATAAGATGAGGGAGGAGGATAGGGTGGCTATTCATGAGGCGATGGCTCAGCAGACCGTAAGCGTCGCAAAAGGCGGAATAGTGGCTACCCTGAACGCTCGGACAGCGGTTCTCGCAGCGGCCAACCCCTACCTCGGCAGATACGACCCCTACAAAAACTTCATCGAAAACATCAACCTTCCCATAACCATCCTATCACGCTTCGACCTGATGTTCGTGTTACGCGACGAACCCAACCCCGACACAGACAGGAAAATCTCCTCACACATCTCGGCTCTACATCAGATAGGTGAGCCCGAGAAAGCTCCCCCAATCGCTCCCGATGTGCTCCGAAAATACATAGCATACGCCAAGAGAATTGAGCCCTCTATTTCGCCGAAGGCCCTCAAACAGCTTGAGGACTTTTACCTGAAGATGAGGGCGATGTATGAGAAGACGGCGACGGTCAGCATTACGGCTCGTCAGTTCGAGTCGTTGATAAGGTTGACGGAGGCCCATGCACGTGCTCGTCTCAGGAATGTGGCTGATGAAGAGGACGCGGCTGCAGCGATACTCTTGATGAGGAAGAGTCTGCAGGAGGTTGGTGTGGACATAGAGAGCGGTGCACCTGACATCGACACCATCATGACAGGCAAGCCGAAAAGTGTGAGGGAGAAGATGAAGCTCGTCATCGACACCATCAAGAAGTTTGAGGAACAGAGCGGCTACGCTGCGGAGCAGGAGCTGAGAACAGCTCTTCTCCAAGAAGGATTGTCAGAGGAAGAGATAACGAGGCTACTGACCCGTCTAATCACCGACGGCAGAATATTCATGCCACGCACAGGCGCATACAAGGTCACATGA
- a CDS encoding helicase, with protein MMGYRSSADTPPHIRQALERIGITTFYPPQSLALSKGLLDGRPLMVATPTASGKTLIAMMAAYNHVARGGKVLYLTPLRALAAEKLQEFTDFLGDEFKAVASTGDYDSADPWLANYDVIITTNEKADSLLRHGASWIDSVSLLVADEVHMLGDTDRGPTLEMTLTRLRNRNPRAQLLALSATAPNADEIAAWLGAELISLDWRPVPLREGVYYDGEIRYSDRARRKVRELDYNPVISLLLEVVQDGGQVIVFANTRKRAEQYAEKAAAALSRETLVTDDERDKLNGLADELLLSAEASSFTDRVAALMRQGACFHHAGLGAVHRRFVEKAFRNRILKVLAATPTLAAGVNLPARVVIIPELRRYEVGEGLRNISVTEYKQFCGRAGRPGFDTEGEALTIARSEEELELIMEKYIKGKPERVWSRLGSENHLRIQTLAVIASEPVKSFDGLVKFFESTFLCHQFGSALLRKSLTGVVDFLARHGFVEAADGLEATRLGKRVAELYIDPLTALAIIQTCGNRPRLMTELSLLQVVCNTHEVPSVPMRRSDSARLERFVEENREQFFQVPDPVESPDDYEFFLDSVKTAVLMNAWIEEVGEGELYERWGVEPGDLAVLRERVSWISYAASQLMRVVGHTDLVHLFELLSERVEHGVRPELLPLVSLKGVGRVRARNLYNAGYRTIEDLRRASAEELAQVPSIGPRIAASIKSQV; from the coding sequence ATGATGGGATACCGCTCATCAGCCGACACGCCTCCACACATCCGACAAGCCCTCGAGAGAATAGGGATAACCACGTTTTATCCCCCTCAGTCGCTTGCCCTGTCCAAGGGATTGTTGGACGGGAGGCCTCTGATGGTTGCGACGCCGACGGCATCCGGCAAGACCCTGATAGCGATGATGGCTGCCTACAACCATGTGGCACGCGGCGGCAAAGTTCTCTATCTCACGCCGCTCAGGGCCCTCGCGGCTGAGAAGCTTCAGGAGTTCACCGATTTTCTGGGAGACGAGTTCAAAGCCGTGGCCAGCACAGGGGACTATGACTCCGCCGACCCGTGGCTCGCCAACTACGACGTCATCATCACCACCAACGAGAAAGCCGACAGCCTGCTGAGACACGGCGCCTCATGGATAGACAGCGTCTCCCTCCTCGTCGCAGACGAAGTCCACATGCTCGGCGACACAGACAGAGGCCCAACCCTCGAGATGACGCTCACACGCCTCCGCAACAGAAACCCAAGGGCCCAGCTTCTCGCACTAAGCGCGACTGCACCCAACGCCGACGAGATAGCGGCGTGGCTAGGGGCGGAGCTTATCAGCCTCGACTGGAGACCCGTGCCGCTGCGAGAGGGTGTTTACTATGACGGCGAGATACGGTACAGCGACAGGGCTAGGCGGAAGGTGAGGGAGCTTGACTACAACCCTGTCATATCGCTTTTGCTTGAGGTTGTGCAGGATGGTGGGCAGGTCATCGTCTTCGCGAACACACGTAAACGGGCTGAGCAGTATGCGGAGAAGGCTGCGGCGGCTCTCTCGCGGGAGACTCTGGTCACGGATGATGAACGAGATAAGCTGAATGGCTTGGCTGACGAGCTTCTGTTGTCGGCGGAGGCGTCGTCTTTCACCGATAGGGTCGCAGCCCTGATGCGTCAGGGCGCCTGCTTCCACCACGCAGGACTCGGCGCTGTCCACCGCAGGTTTGTTGAGAAGGCTTTTAGAAACAGGATTCTCAAGGTTCTCGCCGCTACACCCACCTTGGCCGCGGGAGTAAACCTTCCCGCACGCGTGGTCATCATTCCTGAGCTGCGGAGATACGAGGTGGGCGAAGGCCTTCGAAACATCTCGGTCACCGAGTATAAACAGTTCTGCGGTAGGGCGGGGCGACCCGGGTTCGACACAGAGGGCGAGGCGTTGACTATTGCGAGAAGCGAGGAGGAGCTTGAGCTCATCATGGAGAAATACATCAAGGGGAAGCCTGAAAGAGTGTGGTCAAGGCTGGGAAGCGAAAACCACTTGAGAATACAGACACTCGCGGTCATAGCCTCCGAGCCTGTCAAATCCTTCGACGGCCTTGTCAAGTTCTTCGAGTCGACTTTCCTCTGCCACCAGTTTGGCTCAGCCCTACTCCGCAAATCACTCACAGGAGTCGTTGATTTTCTCGCGCGACATGGTTTTGTCGAAGCAGCTGATGGCTTGGAGGCAACGCGGCTGGGCAAACGTGTGGCCGAACTATACATAGACCCGTTGACCGCTCTCGCAATAATTCAGACATGTGGAAACAGGCCTCGGCTTATGACGGAGCTGAGCCTGCTGCAGGTGGTTTGCAACACGCATGAGGTGCCGAGTGTGCCGATGCGTAGGTCTGATTCGGCGAGGCTGGAGAGGTTTGTTGAAGAAAACCGTGAACAGTTTTTCCAGGTTCCCGACCCTGTTGAGAGCCCTGATGATTACGAGTTTTTCCTCGACTCTGTGAAGACGGCTGTGTTGATGAATGCTTGGATTGAGGAGGTTGGTGAGGGTGAGCTGTATGAGCGGTGGGGTGTCGAACCAGGCGACCTCGCGGTGCTCCGTGAGAGGGTTAGCTGGATTTCCTACGCGGCTTCACAGCTGATGCGGGTTGTCGGCCACACGGATTTGGTGCACTTGTTTGAGCTGTTGTCCGAGAGGGTTGAGCATGGTGTCAGACCCGAGCTTCTGCCTCTCGTGTCTCTGAAGGGTGTGGGCCGCGTAAGGGCCCGTAACCTCTACAACGCAGGCTACAGAACAATAGAGGACCTCCGTCGCGCATCAGCCGAGGAGCTGGCGCAGGTGCCGAGCATAGGGCCCCGGATAGCGGCCAGCATCAAGAGCCAGGTTTAG
- a CDS encoding dual specificity protein phosphatase, which translates to MSPILRRIQGMFTEGPPNFSMLTENVAGSGLPSTRRHIKFLRRQGITAIISLTEQPLPPQLLENENIKYFHYPLADHQAADPAKVLEIVKHLQELVSSGEKVLVHCLAGLGRTGMVLTAYTMLEKNLDWRTALETVRRIRPGSVEKNQENCLREFERLAKPGS; encoded by the coding sequence TTGTCACCGATTCTGCGGAGAATTCAGGGCATGTTTACAGAGGGGCCTCCCAACTTCTCCATGTTGACCGAAAACGTCGCGGGCAGCGGGCTGCCTAGCACACGGAGGCACATCAAGTTTCTCCGACGCCAGGGGATAACCGCGATAATCAGCCTCACCGAGCAGCCTCTTCCACCACAGCTCCTCGAAAACGAGAACATCAAGTATTTTCACTATCCTCTCGCCGACCATCAGGCAGCCGACCCCGCCAAAGTACTTGAAATAGTCAAGCATCTCCAAGAGCTTGTCTCCTCGGGTGAGAAGGTGCTTGTCCACTGTCTCGCTGGGCTGGGGAGGACGGGGATGGTGCTGACAGCCTACACGATGCTGGAGAAAAACCTCGACTGGAGAACGGCTTTAGAGACTGTGCGGAGGATTCGGCCAGGCTCGGTGGAGAAAAATCAGGAAAACTGTTTGCGAGAGTTTGAGAGGCTGGCTAAACCTGGCTCTTGA
- a CDS encoding ribose-phosphate pyrophosphokinase, with translation MKVVKGPSSAQLAEKVARYLNVEAVDVFARVFPDGESYVRLSGDVRGEDVVVVQGTHPPQDVNFVKLLLLVDAVTRMGAKSVKTVIPYMAYARQDRVFLEGEPVSIQAMLKALKAVGADEAITVNIHSPWTADQSAVKLTNIDASGLLASYIMQAGVEKPLIVSPGKKGSEMAAAVASVIETDYLAVKTMRSPETGEVEVKVEEIEEGRQVVVVDDIISTGTTMAKTIQQLKNYRPSKIIVAAVHGLFIGSAAEKISSAGADLIFTTDTVPNPFGYASVAGLIASHLS, from the coding sequence TTGAAGGTTGTGAAGGGCCCCTCCTCTGCTCAGCTGGCTGAGAAAGTGGCGAGATACCTGAACGTCGAGGCTGTGGATGTTTTTGCCAGAGTTTTCCCCGACGGCGAATCCTATGTGAGGCTGTCGGGTGATGTGCGTGGGGAGGATGTGGTTGTTGTCCAGGGCACGCATCCGCCTCAGGATGTCAACTTTGTCAAGCTCCTGCTGCTGGTGGACGCGGTTACACGCATGGGGGCGAAGTCTGTGAAAACAGTTATTCCCTACATGGCTTACGCTCGTCAGGACAGGGTGTTTCTCGAAGGGGAGCCGGTCAGCATCCAGGCTATGCTTAAAGCGCTCAAGGCCGTAGGCGCTGATGAAGCCATAACAGTCAACATACATTCCCCGTGGACGGCTGACCAGTCGGCGGTGAAGCTGACAAACATCGACGCGTCAGGTCTTCTCGCATCCTACATCATGCAAGCGGGTGTTGAGAAGCCGCTCATAGTCTCGCCGGGTAAGAAAGGGTCGGAGATGGCCGCCGCGGTCGCCTCAGTCATCGAAACAGACTACCTCGCTGTCAAGACCATGCGAAGCCCCGAGACAGGAGAAGTGGAGGTCAAGGTGGAGGAGATAGAGGAGGGGAGGCAAGTGGTGGTGGTTGACGACATCATAAGCACCGGAACAACCATGGCTAAAACTATTCAGCAGCTCAAGAATTATCGTCCCTCGAAGATTATTGTCGCAGCTGTTCACGGATTGTTCATCGGCTCGGCTGCTGAGAAGATATCATCGGCGGGCGCTGACTTGATTTTCACAACAGACACGGTGCCTAACCCCTTTGGATACGCGTCTGTCGCGGGGTTAATCGCTTCACATCTAAGCTGA
- a CDS encoding methyltransferase, whose translation MAVFFLLSGEKPPLSYSELRHLVKVLGGVDVERVDERVASAEVDDRLAAEIVHRSAYTRLAAVWLGVGRNYEDVTFTENLAEVVEGRRSFDVSVYEVGGVDVNSVDVEKKLAAAINAHIPGMRVNLTTPDARFVAVITLSNCFIGLLIAEKPKHYFSERKAGNRPFRIPSAMQPKLARCLVNLAINSRGSKVLDPFAGSGALVIEAGLLGHVCLGVEVKTWVCNGMWRNMQFYGIGLGHAVQGDARHLPFRRFFDAVATDPPYGRSATLGGIPFKTLLKAFAEDVVNVLTDDARLAVTVPHTAYHDLVEAFTDFRLLEHHDLYVHRSLTRRVVVMELD comes from the coding sequence TTGGCGGTATTCTTTCTCCTATCGGGTGAAAAACCTCCACTCTCATACTCGGAGCTACGTCACTTGGTGAAGGTCTTGGGCGGAGTAGATGTTGAGAGAGTGGATGAGAGGGTGGCCTCTGCGGAGGTTGATGATAGGTTGGCCGCGGAGATTGTGCATCGCTCGGCTTACACGAGGCTGGCGGCTGTTTGGCTGGGGGTGGGCAGAAATTATGAAGACGTTACCTTTACCGAGAATCTGGCCGAGGTTGTGGAGGGTAGACGGAGCTTCGATGTCTCGGTCTATGAGGTGGGCGGAGTAGATGTGAACTCCGTGGATGTTGAGAAGAAGCTGGCCGCGGCTATAAATGCGCACATCCCTGGCATGAGGGTCAACCTAACCACGCCCGATGCAAGGTTCGTCGCAGTCATCACCCTGAGCAATTGTTTCATAGGACTGCTCATCGCCGAGAAGCCCAAACACTATTTCTCCGAGAGAAAAGCAGGCAACAGACCCTTCCGCATCCCCTCCGCCATGCAGCCGAAGCTGGCGCGATGCCTCGTCAACCTCGCGATAAACAGCCGCGGCTCGAAGGTTTTGGACCCTTTCGCCGGCTCCGGCGCGCTCGTCATAGAGGCTGGTCTTCTCGGCCATGTCTGTCTCGGTGTCGAGGTTAAGACATGGGTCTGCAACGGGATGTGGAGAAACATGCAGTTCTACGGAATTGGGCTCGGCCACGCGGTCCAAGGAGACGCCCGGCATCTACCTTTTAGAAGGTTTTTCGACGCGGTGGCGACTGACCCGCCTTATGGAAGGTCGGCCACCCTCGGCGGCATACCGTTCAAAACCCTGTTGAAAGCATTTGCGGAAGACGTGGTCAACGTCTTGACCGATGACGCTCGGCTCGCTGTTACAGTTCCGCACACAGCTTATCACGACCTAGTCGAAGCCTTCACAGACTTCAGACTGCTGGAGCACCATGACCTCTATGTTCACAGGAGTTTGACGCGGCGGGTTGTGGTGATGGAGCTTGACTGA
- a CDS encoding ribonuclease Z has translation MRVVFLGTSGGMPTRRRGMPSVAIRMSKSILLMDCGEGTQRQFIFSGLGVKPGFHIFLTHLHGDHVLGVPGLLFTLSMNGREKEVNIYGPKNTATLVKALTLPYLGTLNFTINIHELSPTDTVHIDTVTVTAFKTDHTTNSLGYIVKEEDRPGKMRVDFLESLGVPRGPLWGQLQRGNSIKYGGRVITPEEALGPPRPGRKIVYTGDTRPCEEVVKAAQDADVLIHDATFDSSLREKAVEQGHSTAEDAAKTAAEASAKRLYLFHISPRYEDPEKLLIEARAIFPESYVAEDFETYLVPLR, from the coding sequence ATGAGGGTTGTTTTTCTGGGGACAAGCGGCGGTATGCCCACTCGGAGAAGAGGGATGCCGTCTGTGGCCATCCGCATGAGCAAATCAATACTGTTGATGGACTGTGGAGAGGGTACTCAACGGCAGTTCATCTTCTCAGGCCTCGGCGTTAAACCCGGCTTCCACATATTCCTCACACATCTCCACGGCGACCACGTCCTCGGCGTCCCCGGCCTACTCTTCACACTCTCGATGAACGGCCGCGAAAAAGAAGTCAACATCTACGGCCCCAAAAACACCGCCACACTCGTCAAAGCGCTCACACTCCCCTACCTCGGCACCCTAAACTTCACCATAAACATCCACGAACTATCCCCCACGGACACAGTCCACATAGACACCGTCACGGTCACAGCCTTCAAAACAGACCACACAACAAACTCACTCGGATACATCGTCAAGGAAGAAGACCGGCCTGGCAAGATGAGGGTAGATTTTCTTGAAAGCCTCGGGGTGCCAAGGGGCCCGCTCTGGGGACAGCTTCAGAGAGGAAACTCGATAAAGTATGGGGGTAGAGTTATCACACCTGAAGAGGCTCTGGGTCCTCCGAGGCCCGGGAGAAAAATCGTCTACACAGGCGACACAAGACCCTGTGAAGAAGTGGTGAAGGCTGCACAGGACGCGGATGTCCTCATACATGACGCGACGTTCGACAGCTCCTTGCGCGAAAAAGCTGTTGAGCAGGGCCACTCAACAGCCGAAGACGCCGCCAAGACAGCCGCAGAAGCCTCAGCCAAACGCCTCTACCTCTTCCACATAAGCCCACGCTACGAAGACCCCGAGAAACTCCTCATAGAAGCCCGAGCAATCTTCCCCGAATCCTACGTAGCAGAAGACTTTGAAACATACCTAGTTCCGCTCAGGTAG
- a CDS encoding signal-transduction protein has translation MPVTLRVKDVMDKKVVEIDENATVADAVKKMLENEVWSLVVTRQKLPIGVVTERDIIRRCIGKGRPMTIKVGEIMSTPIETISPDASLGEAMAKLVEKNIRRLFVIENGKIIGRVTQTELFENTLNVMMALSALKSQL, from the coding sequence ATGCCTGTAACGCTTCGTGTGAAGGATGTGATGGATAAGAAGGTTGTGGAGATTGATGAGAACGCTACCGTGGCCGACGCTGTGAAGAAGATGCTTGAGAACGAGGTTTGGTCTCTTGTTGTTACGCGTCAGAAGCTTCCCATAGGGGTTGTGACCGAGCGGGACATCATTAGGAGATGCATAGGCAAAGGCCGTCCGATGACGATAAAAGTCGGGGAAATAATGTCAACGCCAATAGAGACCATCTCGCCCGACGCCTCTCTTGGAGAGGCCATGGCCAAGCTTGTTGAGAAAAACATCCGCAGGCTCTTCGTGATTGAAAACGGTAAGATAATCGGCAGAGTCACACAGACCGAGCTCTTCGAGAACACTTTGAATGTGATGATGGCGCTGTCGGCGCTCAAGTCACAGCTTTGA
- a CDS encoding dTMP kinase, whose amino-acid sequence MVAWEGVDGSGKTTLMKAVVNKLAEKGHGVETYKTPSSSPTGIFAVQHGNRPETDPLTRMLLFLANTSDDSAVIKKIIEEKKPDYMMIDRYSLCSVVYGFALWSRRFGRGVEDMLFTRFIEIVETLGENVFAKPDLTVVVEVDEETRRRRTAQKTGTSDRVLEVDEELQKLVSKYYDVYLSWRPGETVKVFNGDSMLDELANTLAEKLVYLREARLHG is encoded by the coding sequence GTGGTTGCGTGGGAAGGTGTCGACGGCTCGGGTAAAACAACCCTGATGAAAGCCGTGGTCAACAAGCTTGCTGAGAAGGGACACGGTGTCGAGACCTACAAGACACCCAGCTCCTCGCCCACAGGCATTTTCGCGGTCCAACATGGAAACAGGCCCGAAACAGACCCGTTGACACGGATGCTCCTCTTCCTCGCAAACACGTCAGACGACAGCGCTGTCATCAAGAAAATCATAGAAGAGAAGAAACCCGACTACATGATGATAGACCGGTACAGCCTCTGCTCGGTTGTGTACGGGTTCGCACTCTGGTCGAGAAGATTTGGTAGAGGAGTTGAGGACATGCTGTTTACCCGCTTCATCGAGATTGTTGAAACGCTTGGAGAAAATGTCTTTGCGAAACCAGACCTCACGGTTGTGGTTGAAGTGGATGAGGAGACACGGCGTAGACGCACAGCACAGAAAACAGGCACGAGCGATAGAGTTCTCGAGGTCGACGAGGAGCTGCAGAAGCTTGTGAGCAAGTACTATGACGTCTATCTCTCATGGAGGCCTGGGGAGACGGTTAAGGTCTTCAACGGAGACAGCATGCTCGACGAGTTAGCTAACACGTTGGCTGAGAAACTTGTCTACCTGAGGGAGGCGCGTCTACATGGTTAG